The following is a genomic window from Thermoproteota archaeon.
AACCTGTCGGTACCAGCAACGACCAGTATAGCCTTGTCCTCATTCCACGGGTTGGTCTTGGCATACTGGATCACGCCGAGGCCGTTACCACCTTCGATCTTGTACACATAGGTGGTATCTATGGTCGGGTCTATCAGCTTGATGGCGTAGGTCAAGTTAATGTCCCTCTCACCAGGAGCACCCTGTGGGTTGTACAGCCACGTGGTCTTGCCGTCGGTCTTGTACAGTATGTATAGGTTACCGGTGTCGTTCAGATAGTCCACGAGCGTATTGACCAGAGGACCACCGACGAGTATGAGGTTCTTGTCCACTACGTCCTCGCTTAGAGTCTCACCGTCGAAGACCCAGTCGTCCATGTATGCTATCGGGGCCCTTATGAAGCTGAAGACCTCCTCCGGGTTGGCGAAGTTGAAGTACAGGTCCTTGTACTCATCTGGCGTTACATCCTCGAATACGGTGCCGCCCTCGGGCGTGGACACCGGTACGAGCTCAGTAGCGCCAGTGAATATGCCGTCACCATCCCTGTCCTCCACTCTGTCGTAGATACCAGCGAACACTCCAGTGGCGTTTATCGGATAGAGCCAGTTGAGCTGCCAGTGATAGACTGCGAGGGTCACATCCTCGGTATTATAATCAGCGTAGGTGTCGAAGCCAAGGTACTTGCCGCATCCCTCGATCTCGGGAGCGTACTCGCTCACAAGCTCGTCGGGCTCGGCGAAGGACTCACACTCGAGCTCTTTCATCACTTCATCCTTCTGTGTGAACTCGTAGAGACCCCAAGTCGGTCCACAAGCGGGTCCGCAGTATTCGCCAGCTATTCCAGGTGGCAGCGCGGGGCACTCCTGTCCAGCAACGAGCTGCTTGCTCACCACGCTGGTGAACCAGTAGTCCTTACCACCGACCACGAGGTGTCCGTCCTCGTTGAGAGGTTCATACCAGCCGGTCTCGTTCTGTGTGAAGAGCGTAGCTCCCAGCGTACCGGACTTCACCACCATGTACCAGACAACATCCTCCTTGTCGCTGTCGGTGTAGTAGCCACTTATGCCCAAGAAGGCCTCGTCCTCAGCGAGACCCTCAAGCCATGGGCCGAAGACGGTCTGCTCATCAACTATGTAGCCCTTAGCCTCATAGAAGTGACTGGCAGCATTAGCTACGTCGCTACCTGTGGCGTATGAGAGGAGCATGTTACCTCCAGCGAACACCCTAGGACCGGTGGGATCTGGATAGTTTGACAGCTCGATTATCACATCCACATTAGCGCTTCCCACATCGGAGTCAGCAGCATTGGCGTAGTCGGAGCCAGCAGGGTGAGGCCATCCGTAGGTGCTGTCGAAGAACCATACGGTGTTGTCCCAGTCGAAGGCCCTATCTCCAGTGCCAGTAGTCTCACCGTGGCCAGGATAGATGTTGGGAGCGAGCACTAGCGAGTAGAAGTCCATGGTCACGGTCTCGAGAACCTCGTCAACATCCCTGACGGTTATTCCGAAGTAGGGTACCAGCCTCTCATCGTCAGAGATCACGTCATCTCCATCTATGTCAGCGAGTATATAGATGTCCCTGTGTATCATGCTGTAGAGGAACTTCTCGAAGGTGGTGGGGTCGTTATCTTCAGGTACACCACCAGCACTCTCTATGTGGAAGTAGTCCACAGGCGTATCGGTCCCTATCTTGTAGACCACGAAGCCAACACTATAGGTGTCAGGCTCCTTAACCTCGACAGTCTCAGCCACGAGCTTGTAGCCCATCCAAGGCAGGGTTATCTCGGTTCCTTTCTTAACATCTATCGGGTTAAGCGGGTGTATGAAGTAGAAACCGCCGTGGGACCAGCTGTAGGTTATGGGTCCGTCGACTGGGTCGTAATCCTTGGTGGTGTCCCAAGCATCATAGTCAAACGTGAAGCTACCGGGGCAGTCGAAGCTGAGCGGAGTAGCATACGAGGATCTCTCATTGTCAGTGTAGGCGGGCGGGAAGTAGTCAGGAGCGAAGACCACCCACTCCTTCAGATCATCAGGGTCTACCTCGAGGCCTATGGAGTAGGTTATCTGAGTGGGGTTATCAACGCTCTTCACGCTAGAGGGCACGAACACGTATCCGTCGTGTAGCGGGTATATCTGATCAAAGCCCGGCTCTCCATCCCAATTCCAACTCCATAGGAATCCCCAGAAGGTATCGGAGTCCTTCCAGTCGCCAACAAGATCTAAAGCCTGGTATCTGTGTCCGTACACCTCAGCAGTGAAGCTACCATGATAGAGTGTTATACCATTGGCGGCGGCGTGCTTAGCGTCCACCCACATGGCATTGGTATAGTACAGGTGGGAGGCTATCTTGGCAGCTAAGAGAGTGGCACCAAGGACATCCTCGGGAGCGGCCTTGCTGCCCAATATTATGGCTATGTCTG
Proteins encoded in this region:
- a CDS encoding S-layer protein, encoding MKAMKNMYIIAALVVLLGASLLPAMAYPIHMFPQPFVQDGTIDYDFDGTPDIAIILGSKAAPEDVLGATLLAAKIASHLYYTNAMWVDAKHAAANGITLYHGSFTAEVYGHRYQALDLVGDWKDSDTFWGFLWSWNWDGEPGFDQIYPLHDGYVFVPSSVKSVDNPTQITYSIGLEVDPDDLKEWVVFAPDYFPPAYTDNERSSYATPLSFDCPGSFTFDYDAWDTTKDYDPVDGPITYSWSHGGFYFIHPLNPIDVKKGTEITLPWMGYKLVAETVEVKEPDTYSVGFVVYKIGTDTPVDYFHIESAGGVPEDNDPTTFEKFLYSMIHRDIYILADIDGDDVISDDERLVPYFGITVRDVDEVLETVTMDFYSLVLAPNIYPGHGETTGTGDRAFDWDNTVWFFDSTYGWPHPAGSDYANAADSDVGSANVDVIIELSNYPDPTGPRVFAGGNMLLSYATGSDVANAASHFYEAKGYIVDEQTVFGPWLEGLAEDEAFLGISGYYTDSDKEDVVWYMVVKSGTLGATLFTQNETGWYEPLNEDGHLVVGGKDYWFTSVVSKQLVAGQECPALPPGIAGEYCGPACGPTWGLYEFTQKDEVMKELECESFAEPDELVSEYAPEIEGCGKYLGFDTYADYNTEDVTLAVYHWQLNWLYPINATGVFAGIYDRVEDRDGDGIFTGATELVPVSTPEGGTVFEDVTPDEYKDLYFNFANPEEVFSFIRAPIAYMDDWVFDGETLSEDVVDKNLILVGGPLVNTLVDYLNDTGNLYILYKTDGKTTWLYNPQGAPGERDINLTYAIKLIDPTIDTTYVYKIEGGNGLGVIQYAKTNPWNEDKAILVVAGTDRFGTLAASIALADPTKLANTTIQTYYNAGVGDNAPAVIVIGIRPTTVPTKVTVQPVLVVPVGLPSS